The proteins below are encoded in one region of Cherax quadricarinatus isolate ZL_2023a chromosome 29, ASM3850222v1, whole genome shotgun sequence:
- the LOC128690498 gene encoding transient receptor potential channel pyrexia-like produces the protein MRVVMSEDFTFKDHNNATITSARKVIGWIMRTFKTRDAKPAMIVLKSLVLSRLEYCSPLTSPFKAGEIADLENVQRTFTAQGERRGSVNVQLDVLFQAVEKKKLQQLREHLPGAQSCVNGHSGAFYITPLHAAVELGWTEGVQELLLQGASVCSRNQYDQTPLHYAVAAKQEEILALLLDNRSSVGAINLHDMRGTSPLHEGAASGSVAIVKLLLEKGAVVATRDKQGESPMHKAAKAGAFGVMVILLQHGADLREKDYRGVSALRWLMLTSPDGLQHLLDHLLITSVAGNRRSPVTFDFSALVTNSGTQQCQLLSYFIETDNCDILAHPVCHVFLLIKWKRARLVFLGYLLYFIIFAFLTGLFLFNRLLWSNRDINNQTTTQQNETASIDPSSDDQGQVFPLPDLWMKVCLCIQILILTVSHLNRIRLKGLAYAKAPSFWHNTGLIVCVLSLIASSWHHGPASIAPWEHHIAIIVFLLLQLQFLLILRKYPSHGLYVAMFIRVAENFLRIFFIYSTLLVCFSLTLFLAFNMYYHKDPVYKSGSLLFLKSLTMMVGSVDVNKSVTDQLDRLPYTSYIIFLLFILLISIVLSNLLVALAVSDIRELRASAHLMRLGSMVDAIGNIEQLCDFPLLRHLADYCRLDTRACQVRLWPQHDARQPSVVVAEREAHSGSPHSRLHCWTWLLHRLHRHRYEIHIPATLQEEILNRITAREYVSIDSDMKDGEQDVKTIYSEIMRRLKAIEIAISR, from the exons ATgagagtggtaatgtccgaagatttcaccttcaaggaccacaacaatgccactatcacatctgcgaggaaagtgataggatggataatgagaacattcaagacaagagatgccaagccagcgATGATCGTTttaaagtcacttgttctctctaggctagagtaCTGCTCTCcgttaacatccccattcaaagcaggtgaaattgcagatctagagaatgtacagagaaccttcactgcac AAGGTGAGCGTCGAGGGAGTGTGAACGTGCAGCTTGATGTCTTGTTCCAAGCTGTGGAGAAGAAGAAGCTGCAGCAGCTGCGGGAACACCTTCCTGGGGCTCAGAGCTGTGTCAACGGGCACAGCGGCGCCTTCTATATCACTCCTCTACACGCAGCTGTGGAACTGGGTTGGACAGAGGGAGTCCAAGAGCTGCTCCTTCAAGGAGCTTCAGTCTGCAGCAGGAACCAGTATGACCAGACTCCACTGCACTACGCTGTTGCTGCCAAACAAGAGGAGATTCTCGCCCTGCTCTTAGACAATCGTAGTAGTGTTGGAGCCATCAACCTGCATGATATGAGAGGTACGTCTCCTCTCCACGAGGGAGCAGCTAGTGGCAGTGTAGCAATAGTCAAGCTTCTGCTGGAGAAGGGTGCAGTGGTCGCTACCAGAGACAAGCAAGGAGAGTCACCTATGCACAAAGCTGCCAAAGCTGGAGCTTTTGGAGTTATGGTGATCTTGCTTCAACATGGAGCCGACCTAAGAGAGAAAGATTACAGAGGCGTGTCTGCCCTGCGCTGGTTGATGCTCACTAGTCCTGACGGTCTACAACACCTCCTGGACCACCTGCTCATCACAAGTGTGGCAGGCAACAGGCGCTCCCCAGTTACCTTCGACTTTTCAGCACTTGTCACTAACTCTGGCACTCAGCAGTGCCAGCTACTCTCGTATTTTATTGAAACTGACAACTGTGACATTCTCGCCCATCCTGTGTGCCATGTCTTCCTTCTGATCAAGTGGAAAAGAGCAAGACTTGTTTTCTTAGGATATCTTCTCTATTTTATTATTTTCGCTTTTTTAACGGGTTTGTTCCTGTTTAACCGGCTGCTCTGGAGTAACCGCGACATAAACAACCAAACTACAACACAGCAAAACGAAACAGCATCCATTGATCCCTCGTCTGATGACCAAGGTCAAGTTTTCCCTCTACCTGACCTCTGGATGAAAGTGTGTCTGTGTATACAGATTCTGATACTAACAGTTAGCCATCTGAACCGCATTAGACTCAAAGGACTCGCATATGCAAAAGCTCCATCCTTTTGGCATAATACTGGTTTAATTGTATGTGTGTTAAGCTTAATTGCGTCTTCTTGGCATCATGGACCTGCCAGTATCGCCCCCTGGGAGCACCACATTGCTATCATAGTCTTCCTTCTTCTGCAGCTGCAGTTTCTTCTCATCCTTAGGAAGTATCCTTCACACGGTCTCTACGTAGCTATGTTTATCAGAGTGGCAGAGAACTTCCTGCGAATATTTTTCATCTACAGCACTTTGCTTGTGTGCTTCTCTCTAACACTGTTCCTGGCCTTCAACATGTACTATCATAAGGACCCCGTCTACAAAAGTGGTTCGTTGCTGTTCCTTAAAAGCTTGACTATGATGGTTGGCTCAGTGGACGTCAATAAGAGCGTGACAGATCAGCTTGACCGTCTACCCTACACCAGTTACATCATCTTCCTGCTCTTCATCCTGCTCATCTCCATCGTGTTGTCCAACTTGCTGGTAGCTCTAGCAGTCAGCGACATCAGGGAGCTCCGCGCCTCTGCTCACCTCATGAGACTCGGAAG CATGGTGGACGCCATCGGGAATATCGAGCAGCTGTGTGACTTCCCTCTGCTGCGTCACTTGGCAGACTATTGTCGTCTTGACACCCGCGCCTGCCAGGTGCGTCTCTGGCCCCAGCACGATGCCAGACAACCTTCAGTAGTGGTGGCGGAGCGGGAGGCTCACTCGGGTTCTCCACACTCGAGGTTGCACTGCTGGACCTGGCTACTTCACCGCCTCCACCGGCATCGCTACGAGATCCACATCCCCGCTACTTTACAGGAAGAGATACTCAACAGAATTACAGCCAGGGAATACGTCAGTATAGATTCTGATATGAAAGATGGTGAGCAGGATGTTAAAACTATCTACAGTGAAATTATGAGAAGACTGAAGGCTATTGAAATTGCAATCTCCCGGTAA